Proteins from a single region of Shinella zoogloeoides:
- a CDS encoding response regulator → MRVLLIEDDAVLGEAVRDYVAGLGHAVDWMQTLGDARAASGTVDYDLVLLDLRLPDGSGLSLLTELRRAGVATPIIILTAHDQISDRIEGLNSGADDYLVKPFNLGELGARMLAVARRYAGAALPVLEAGPLTIQLADRRVLREGEAVDLSSREWAVLARLAARPEAIVSKGQIEEALYAFGSEIESNTVEVYVSRLRKKLGKDCVETLRGIGYRLGR, encoded by the coding sequence TTGAGAGTTCTGCTGATCGAGGACGACGCCGTTCTGGGCGAGGCGGTGCGCGACTATGTGGCCGGCCTCGGCCACGCCGTCGACTGGATGCAGACGCTGGGCGACGCCCGCGCGGCGTCCGGCACGGTGGACTATGACCTCGTGCTGCTCGACCTGCGCCTGCCGGACGGCAGCGGCCTTTCACTGCTGACGGAACTGCGCCGGGCGGGTGTCGCCACGCCCATCATCATCCTGACGGCGCACGACCAGATTTCCGACCGCATCGAGGGGCTGAACAGCGGGGCGGACGATTATCTCGTCAAGCCGTTCAACCTCGGCGAGCTCGGCGCGCGCATGCTGGCCGTCGCCCGGCGCTATGCGGGCGCGGCGCTTCCCGTTCTGGAGGCCGGGCCGCTGACCATTCAGCTCGCCGACCGGCGGGTGCTGCGCGAGGGCGAGGCCGTGGACCTTTCCAGCCGCGAATGGGCGGTTCTGGCGCGGCTTGCGGCGCGGCCCGAGGCCATCGTTTCCAAGGGGCAGATCGAGGAGGCGCTTTACGCCTTCGGCTCGGAGATCGAGAGCAACACCGTGGAGGTCTATGTCAGCCGGCTGCGCAAGAAGCTCGGCAAGGACTGCGTGGAGACCCTGCGCGGCATCGGCTACAGGCTCGGCCGATGA
- a CDS encoding phosphoethanolamine transferase, with product MREGTGRISLWRPELSSVTVSVLTAFYLLALTNWSFWSKGWRYLEGRPTTFASIAIGVACLYVALCVAVSLKYVMKPLFMALILASASGAWFMDRFGVIIDIEMIRNAAETNSAEAGHLITPGFVLHMLAYGLLPCLLLVWVKVRHRPFFGKVRGNLAVIAPALVLALVAGLSHARVYASAARAHHDWFETLNPFVPLVTAVQFAAGQSVDANVVAAPLGTDAKVADAPLGERKPRLMIVVAGETARADNFSLGGYGRDTNPELAKKDILYFPDTTSCGTATAVSLPCMFSVYTRSEYTHRKGLSTENLLDVLSHAGVDVEWWDNNTGDKEIAKRVKAQSLIKDGNPAYCAKGECRDQVLLDALDARIGSIDKDTVLVLHQIGSHGPAYYERYPEEYRRFTPECRSAEFSDCTKEEIVNAYDNTIAYTDHILASVIDRLEKQQDRLDVSMLYMSDHGESLGELGLYLHGAPYMIAPSEQTHVPFVLWLGKDAKAAYSASCLADETKAPQSHDNLFHSVLGMMRVQTNVRDPALDLLSPCRLGAIS from the coding sequence ATGCGCGAAGGAACCGGCCGCATCTCCCTGTGGCGGCCAGAACTCAGCAGCGTCACCGTCAGCGTGCTGACGGCGTTCTATCTCCTCGCCCTCACCAACTGGAGCTTCTGGTCGAAGGGCTGGCGCTATCTGGAGGGAAGGCCGACCACCTTCGCGTCCATCGCCATCGGCGTCGCCTGCCTCTATGTCGCGCTCTGCGTCGCCGTCTCGCTGAAATATGTGATGAAGCCGCTCTTCATGGCGCTCATTCTGGCGAGCGCGTCCGGCGCGTGGTTCATGGACCGCTTCGGCGTCATCATCGATATCGAGATGATCCGCAACGCGGCCGAGACGAACAGCGCCGAGGCGGGACACCTCATCACGCCCGGCTTCGTGCTGCACATGCTGGCCTATGGCCTTCTGCCCTGCCTCCTCCTCGTCTGGGTGAAGGTCCGTCATCGCCCGTTCTTCGGCAAGGTGCGCGGCAATCTCGCCGTCATCGCGCCCGCGCTCGTCCTTGCGCTGGTCGCCGGCCTGTCGCATGCCCGCGTCTATGCCTCGGCCGCCCGGGCGCATCACGACTGGTTCGAGACGCTGAACCCCTTCGTGCCGCTCGTCACCGCCGTGCAGTTCGCCGCCGGCCAGTCGGTGGATGCGAATGTGGTGGCCGCGCCGCTCGGCACGGATGCGAAGGTGGCCGACGCGCCGCTCGGCGAGCGCAAGCCGCGTCTGATGATCGTGGTCGCCGGTGAGACGGCGCGCGCCGACAATTTCTCGCTCGGCGGCTACGGGCGGGATACCAACCCGGAACTGGCGAAGAAGGACATTCTCTACTTCCCCGACACGACGAGCTGCGGCACCGCGACGGCCGTCTCGCTGCCCTGCATGTTCTCGGTCTATACCCGCTCCGAATATACCCACCGCAAGGGCCTTTCGACGGAAAACCTGCTCGACGTGCTGTCCCATGCCGGCGTCGATGTCGAATGGTGGGACAACAACACCGGCGACAAGGAGATCGCCAAGCGCGTGAAGGCGCAGTCGCTGATCAAGGACGGCAACCCGGCCTATTGCGCGAAGGGCGAATGCCGCGACCAGGTTCTGCTCGACGCGCTGGATGCCCGGATCGGCTCTATCGACAAGGATACCGTGCTGGTGCTGCACCAGATCGGCAGCCATGGCCCGGCCTATTACGAGCGCTATCCCGAGGAATATCGCCGCTTCACGCCGGAATGCCGCAGCGCCGAATTCTCCGACTGCACCAAGGAGGAGATCGTCAACGCCTATGACAACACCATCGCCTATACCGACCACATCCTTGCCAGCGTCATCGACCGGCTGGAAAAGCAGCAGGACCGCCTCGACGTGTCGATGCTCTATATGTCGGACCACGGCGAATCCCTCGGCGAGCTCGGCCTCTACCTGCACGGCGCGCCCTATATGATCGCCCCGTCCGAGCAGACCCATGTTCCGTTCGTGCTCTGGCTCGGCAAGGATGCCAAGGCAGCCTATTCGGCTTCCTGCCTTGCCGACGAGACGAAGGCGCCGCAGTCGCACGACAATCTCTTCCATAGCGTGCTTGGCATGATGCGGGTGCAGACCAACGTGCGCGATCCGGCGCTCGACCTCCTCTCTCCCTGCCGGCTGGGCGCGATCTCCTGA
- a CDS encoding glutathione S-transferase family protein: MKPVLYAHPFSSYCQKALTALYENGTDFEYRVLDHTDPETLADFAARWPIKRFPILVDGDRTIVEASIVIEYLGLHYPGPVKLIPDDPAAALEVRMLDRFFDNYISTPQQKIVFNAIRQETDRDPYGDNEARQMLERAYAWLDRHMAGKEWATGDAFTLADCGAGPFLFYADWTHAIDPAFANVHAYRKRLLARPSFARAVDEGRPFRKFFPLGAPDRD, translated from the coding sequence ATGAAACCGGTTCTCTATGCCCATCCCTTTTCGAGCTACTGCCAGAAGGCGCTAACGGCGCTTTACGAGAACGGCACCGATTTCGAATACCGCGTTCTCGATCACACCGATCCCGAAACCCTGGCCGATTTCGCGGCCCGCTGGCCGATCAAGCGTTTCCCGATCCTCGTCGACGGCGACCGCACCATCGTCGAGGCGAGCATCGTCATCGAATATCTCGGCCTCCACTATCCGGGTCCGGTAAAACTGATCCCCGACGATCCGGCGGCGGCCCTCGAGGTGCGCATGCTCGACCGCTTCTTCGACAACTATATCTCGACGCCGCAGCAGAAGATCGTCTTCAACGCCATCCGGCAGGAGACGGACCGCGACCCCTACGGCGACAACGAGGCCCGGCAGATGCTGGAACGCGCCTACGCCTGGCTGGACCGGCACATGGCCGGCAAGGAATGGGCGACGGGCGATGCCTTCACGCTGGCCGATTGCGGCGCGGGTCCGTTCCTCTTCTATGCGGACTGGACGCATGCCATCGACCCGGCCTTCGCCAATGTGCATGCCTATCGCAAGCGCCTGCTCGCCCGCCCGTCCTTCGCCCGCGCCGTCGATGAAGGCCGGCCCTTCCGGAAATTCTTCCCGCTCGGCGCACCCGACCGCGATTAA
- a CDS encoding GlcG/HbpS family heme-binding protein has product MKTFVATAFAALTLAGAANAEILTERNMPLDIAVEAADAAVKACAAKKFNVTVAVVDRAGITRVVLRADRAGPHTLDSAVRKAYTAASFRTPTQKIAENVGKNPAAAQLVAIDRLLVLAGGVPVKAGEETIGAIGVGGAPSGDIDDECARAGIEAVSAKLK; this is encoded by the coding sequence ATGAAGACGTTCGTTGCCACCGCTTTCGCTGCTCTTACCCTTGCCGGCGCCGCCAATGCCGAAATCCTGACCGAGCGCAACATGCCGCTCGACATCGCCGTCGAAGCCGCTGACGCCGCCGTGAAGGCCTGCGCCGCCAAGAAGTTCAATGTGACGGTTGCCGTCGTCGACCGCGCCGGCATCACCCGCGTCGTGCTGCGCGCCGACCGCGCCGGCCCGCACACCCTCGACAGCGCCGTCCGCAAGGCCTACACGGCCGCTTCCTTCCGCACGCCGACCCAGAAGATCGCTGAAAACGTCGGCAAGAACCCGGCTGCCGCCCAGCTCGTCGCAATCGACCGCCTGCTGGTTCTGGCCGGTGGTGTTCCGGTCAAGGCCGGTGAAGAAACGATCGGCGCCATCGGCGTCGGCGGCGCGCCGAGCGGCGACATCGATGACGAATGCGCACGCGCCGGCATCGAAGCCGTCAGCGCGAAGCTGAAGTAA
- a CDS encoding response regulator transcription factor, producing MTMAPVYLVDDDEGVRSALSLLLGTYGIRIETFGDPTAFLARAPKLKPGVLLLDLRMPAITGLQLHEKLAAIGCDWPTIICTGHGDVHACRRAFKAGVVDFLTKPIDEQVLIEALQQASGALDVHAEKAEAVKLVAQLTDREREVLDMVGRGWSTKEIADSLQLSPRTVDTHRANIAQKLGTTSVAEFARLALIGQAP from the coding sequence ATGACGATGGCGCCGGTCTATCTGGTCGATGACGACGAAGGGGTGCGCAGCGCCCTGTCGCTTTTGCTCGGCACCTATGGCATCCGCATCGAGACTTTTGGCGATCCCACCGCCTTCCTCGCGCGTGCGCCGAAACTGAAGCCGGGCGTGCTGTTGCTGGATCTGCGCATGCCCGCTATCACCGGCCTGCAACTGCATGAAAAGCTCGCCGCCATCGGCTGCGACTGGCCCACCATCATCTGCACCGGCCATGGCGACGTGCATGCCTGCCGCCGGGCCTTCAAGGCGGGTGTCGTCGATTTCCTCACCAAGCCCATCGACGAGCAGGTCTTGATCGAGGCCCTGCAACAGGCCTCCGGCGCACTGGATGTGCATGCGGAGAAGGCCGAGGCGGTGAAGCTGGTGGCGCAGCTTACCGACCGCGAGCGTGAGGTGCTGGACATGGTCGGGCGCGGCTGGTCGACCAAGGAGATCGCCGACAGCCTGCAACTGTCGCCCCGCACGGTCGATACGCACCGCGCCAATATCGCCCAAAAACTCGGCACGACCTCGGTCGCGGAGTTCGCGCGCCTCGCCCTGATCGGGCAGGCTCCGTAA
- a CDS encoding sensor histidine kinase — protein MMRFPTPDPAAPPMHRRLTFLRSSAALAGGWLLMLAAFGLYSVTSHRQAFEQEVSESGRALQRAISQRVAQHDAHLTGLSALGLAQAQPSEDFDLVARSILRFYPRIVAIDLIRLPAEVVSSATSGDGSTADPSQVSRAVDMLTPGKAAYGADAKRGHYRVMKRMNETMAVSLDIDGAKLVEGEELPRWATLRLSTAEGLLLETGAKPPASEGFFARTVSFDAPIASATQPLRLSLQRHVTLAQLLPPLPFALFAAISLAGLVLVRSLMKHRQDAALAREAAEAASRREALRQHETKLAHALRINSMGEMASGIAHELTQPLTALLSQSQAGRRIAAANGLTDTPIDAVLAANVLQAKRAADILVRLRAYVGKSALEAGVHDLGRHVADIVALSRIDLDRRGIALEIGMPEAPALARIDPVEIEQVIHNLIRNAADAVEQSGRADGRVLVSLKPAGQSYEIAVSDNGAGIPPDILPRLFEPFFSSKPDGMGLGLSLCESIVERFDGSISAQNGAGGGAVFTVRLPAARDMQEQEEAAE, from the coding sequence ATGATGCGCTTCCCGACCCCCGACCCGGCCGCACCGCCCATGCATCGACGCCTGACCTTTCTCCGTTCCTCGGCCGCCCTTGCCGGCGGCTGGCTGCTGATGCTGGCAGCCTTCGGCCTCTATTCCGTTACGAGCCACCGGCAGGCCTTCGAACAGGAGGTGTCGGAAAGCGGCCGCGCCCTGCAGCGGGCGATTTCCCAGCGCGTCGCCCAGCACGATGCGCACCTGACGGGCCTCAGCGCCCTCGGTCTCGCGCAGGCGCAGCCGTCGGAGGATTTCGACCTCGTCGCCAGATCCATCCTGCGCTTCTATCCGCGCATCGTCGCCATCGATCTTATCCGCCTGCCGGCGGAGGTCGTCAGCTCCGCCACGTCGGGCGATGGCTCGACCGCCGACCCCTCGCAGGTCTCCCGGGCCGTGGACATGCTCACCCCCGGCAAGGCGGCCTATGGCGCGGATGCCAAGCGCGGCCACTACCGGGTGATGAAGCGCATGAACGAGACGATGGCCGTCAGCCTCGATATCGACGGCGCGAAGCTGGTCGAGGGCGAGGAGCTGCCGCGCTGGGCGACGCTGCGCCTGTCGACCGCCGAAGGGCTGCTGCTGGAAACCGGCGCGAAGCCGCCCGCATCCGAAGGCTTTTTCGCCCGGACGGTCAGCTTCGACGCGCCTATCGCCAGCGCCACACAGCCGTTGCGGCTCTCCCTGCAACGCCATGTCACGCTGGCGCAACTCCTGCCGCCGCTGCCCTTCGCGCTCTTTGCCGCCATTTCGCTGGCCGGCCTCGTCCTCGTGCGCTCGCTGATGAAGCACCGGCAGGATGCCGCACTGGCGCGTGAGGCGGCGGAGGCCGCGTCCCGGCGCGAGGCGCTGCGCCAGCATGAAACGAAGCTCGCCCATGCGCTGCGCATCAACAGCATGGGCGAGATGGCCTCCGGCATCGCCCATGAACTCACCCAGCCCTTGACGGCGCTGCTCAGCCAGAGCCAGGCGGGACGGCGCATCGCCGCCGCGAACGGCCTGACGGACACGCCCATCGACGCCGTGCTCGCCGCCAATGTGCTGCAGGCCAAGCGCGCCGCCGATATCCTCGTGCGCCTGCGCGCCTATGTCGGCAAGAGCGCGCTGGAGGCCGGCGTGCATGATCTTGGCCGCCACGTCGCCGATATCGTCGCCCTCTCGCGCATCGATCTCGACCGGCGCGGCATCGCGCTTGAAATCGGGATGCCCGAGGCCCCGGCGCTGGCGCGGATCGATCCCGTGGAGATTGAGCAGGTCATCCACAATCTTATCCGCAATGCCGCCGATGCGGTCGAGCAGTCGGGGAGGGCGGATGGCCGGGTGCTGGTCTCGCTGAAACCGGCGGGGCAGAGCTACGAGATCGCCGTTTCCGACAATGGCGCGGGGATCCCGCCGGATATCCTGCCCCGCCTCTTCGAGCCGTTCTTCTCCAGCAAGCCGGATGGCATGGGCCTCGGCCTCAGCCTGTGCGAAAGCATCGTCGAGCGCTTCGACGGCAGCATTTCGGCGCAGAACGGGGCGGGGGGCGGCGCGGTCTTCACCGTGCGCCTGCCGGCGGCGCGGGATATGCAGGAACAAGAGGAAGCAGCGGAATGA
- a CDS encoding amidohydrolase family protein yields the protein MPNVSVIRNAHTVVAYDEATGGHAYMQDADVAFDETGFLHIGGRYEGPFAQEISGRDRMVLPGLVNVHCHSGEEPISKSFFEDQGTAALWGQAMYEYSTLIEIGDDAVQAALTVMLGDLLRSGVTTFVDIAGPHECWLPTLAQSGARAYVAPGFREAAWHVEDSHRLDFRWNSARGREAFARALETVDAAQAHPSGRLGGIVAPAQVETSTPELLQEAAEAARSRKVPITIHAAQTMAEHEELLRRHGLTAIQYLEKLGVLGPDLILGHCIFIDSHGWTRQRTADDLARLAASGTSVAHCPVTFARSGMILQSVGRYRRSGVNVALGTDSYPFNMLEEMRTALINARIAAGTVFDVSTADILDVATLAGAKALGRSDIGRIAQGAKADFSLIDLKHPGMQPVYDPLRNLLHCAAERAVAAVYVDGACVMENDRPTRVDYDGALAELQAVQDFAVRHFQANDPRGRSAAALAPLSLPVLPHP from the coding sequence ATGCCTAACGTCAGCGTCATCCGCAATGCCCATACCGTCGTCGCCTATGACGAGGCGACCGGCGGCCACGCCTATATGCAGGACGCGGACGTCGCCTTCGACGAAACCGGCTTCCTCCATATCGGCGGCCGCTACGAGGGACCGTTCGCGCAGGAGATTTCCGGCCGCGACCGCATGGTCCTGCCCGGTCTCGTCAACGTGCATTGCCATTCCGGCGAGGAGCCGATCTCGAAGAGCTTCTTCGAGGATCAGGGCACCGCCGCCCTCTGGGGGCAGGCGATGTACGAATATTCGACGCTCATCGAGATCGGCGACGATGCGGTGCAGGCCGCGCTCACCGTCATGCTCGGCGACCTGCTGCGTAGCGGCGTCACCACCTTCGTCGATATTGCCGGCCCGCATGAATGCTGGCTGCCGACGCTGGCGCAAAGCGGCGCGCGCGCCTATGTCGCCCCCGGTTTCCGCGAGGCGGCGTGGCATGTGGAGGATAGTCATCGCCTCGATTTCCGCTGGAACTCCGCCCGTGGCCGCGAGGCCTTCGCCCGGGCGCTCGAAACCGTCGATGCGGCGCAGGCCCACCCCTCCGGCCGCCTCGGCGGCATCGTCGCCCCGGCGCAGGTCGAGACCTCAACGCCCGAACTGTTGCAGGAAGCGGCGGAGGCCGCGCGCAGCCGCAAGGTGCCGATCACCATCCACGCCGCGCAGACCATGGCAGAGCATGAGGAGCTATTGCGCCGCCACGGCCTCACCGCCATACAGTATCTCGAAAAACTCGGTGTGCTCGGCCCGGACCTCATCCTCGGCCATTGCATCTTCATCGACAGCCATGGCTGGACGCGCCAACGCACGGCGGACGATCTTGCGCGCCTTGCGGCAAGCGGCACGAGCGTCGCCCATTGCCCCGTCACCTTCGCGCGCAGCGGCATGATCCTGCAATCGGTCGGTCGCTACCGCCGCAGCGGCGTGAATGTCGCGCTCGGCACGGACAGCTATCCCTTCAATATGCTGGAGGAGATGCGCACGGCGCTGATCAACGCCCGCATCGCCGCCGGCACGGTCTTCGACGTCTCGACCGCCGATATTCTCGATGTCGCCACGCTGGCTGGCGCGAAGGCGCTCGGCCGCAGCGATATCGGTCGCATCGCCCAGGGCGCGAAGGCGGACTTTTCGCTGATCGACCTGAAGCATCCCGGCATGCAGCCGGTCTACGACCCGCTGCGCAACCTGCTGCATTGCGCCGCCGAGCGCGCGGTCGCCGCCGTCTATGTCGATGGCGCCTGCGTGATGGAAAACGACCGGCCGACGCGGGTCGATTATGACGGCGCGCTTGCCGAGTTGCAGGCGGTGCAGGATTTCGCGGTGCGCCATTTCCAGGCGAACGATCCGCGTGGCCGCTCCGCCGCCGCGCTCGCCCCGCTTTCTCTGCCGGTCCTGCCGCATCCGTGA
- a CDS encoding amino acid ABC transporter permease, with translation MTDVQALVLAPPQPAPAAARGGKFSAYFGTPGNTLISLASIAAIVFIAKLAFGWLVVDAVYSGDGAVCKAASGACWPFVAQKLRYMLFGFYPYDEQWRPMLALLLFFGACLFSMMPRFWSRKLLIAWIVAILPALYILMAGGIFGLTPVPTTSWGGLPLSFTLSFVGLTLALPLGIVLALARASNLPAIRVLAVGFIEIVRGVPLISILFMATVMLPLFMPEGTTIDKLLRAQVAIILFASAYIAEIVRGGLQDVPAGQYEAGKSLGLHYWQVMRKIVLPQALKKVIPPMVGLFIGFFQDTTLVTIVGLVDFLDTVRSAIRDPEWQGIAVLEGYLVAAAVYFTFSALMGAYSRFLEAHFRTTHA, from the coding sequence ATGACCGACGTTCAGGCTCTCGTTCTCGCCCCGCCGCAGCCGGCCCCCGCCGCCGCGCGCGGCGGAAAGTTCTCCGCCTATTTCGGCACGCCCGGCAATACGCTGATCAGTCTTGCCTCCATCGCCGCCATCGTCTTCATCGCCAAGCTCGCCTTCGGCTGGCTGGTGGTCGATGCGGTCTATTCCGGCGACGGCGCGGTGTGCAAGGCGGCAAGCGGGGCCTGCTGGCCCTTCGTGGCGCAGAAGCTGCGCTACATGCTCTTCGGCTTCTATCCCTATGACGAGCAATGGCGGCCGATGCTGGCGCTGCTCCTCTTCTTCGGTGCCTGCCTCTTCTCCATGATGCCGCGTTTCTGGAGCCGCAAGCTGCTGATCGCCTGGATCGTCGCCATCCTGCCCGCGCTCTATATCCTCATGGCCGGCGGCATTTTCGGCCTGACGCCGGTGCCGACGACGAGCTGGGGCGGCCTGCCGCTCTCCTTCACGCTTTCCTTCGTCGGGCTGACGCTCGCCTTGCCGCTCGGCATCGTGCTGGCGCTCGCTCGCGCCTCGAACCTGCCGGCGATCCGCGTGCTTGCGGTCGGCTTCATCGAGATCGTGCGCGGCGTGCCGCTGATCAGCATCCTCTTCATGGCGACGGTCATGTTGCCGCTCTTCATGCCCGAGGGCACGACCATCGACAAACTGCTGCGCGCGCAGGTCGCCATCATCCTCTTCGCCTCTGCCTATATCGCCGAGATCGTGCGCGGCGGCTTGCAGGACGTGCCGGCCGGGCAATACGAGGCGGGCAAGTCGCTCGGCCTGCATTACTGGCAGGTCATGCGCAAGATCGTGCTGCCGCAGGCGCTGAAGAAGGTCATTCCGCCGATGGTCGGCCTCTTCATCGGCTTCTTCCAGGATACGACGCTCGTCACCATCGTCGGCCTCGTCGATTTCCTCGATACCGTTCGCTCGGCCATCCGCGACCCGGAATGGCAGGGCATCGCGGTGCTGGAAGGCTACCTCGTCGCCGCCGCCGTCTATTTCACCTTCAGTGCCCTGATGGGCGCCTATAGCCGCTTCCTCGAAGCGCATTTCAGGACGACCCATGCCTAA
- a CDS encoding amino acid ABC transporter permease, with the protein MAFLHDMRFRAYFYQVVAIGFVALVGWTLFSTASANLAKQNIATGFDFLTRPAGFVITEAAIAFEPTDTVGRAILVGIANTVKVSLLAAIFGTVLGLAVGIARMSHNPLLARLALVYVELLRNVPLLLYLFLWYSLIILTLPPVKQALNLLPGVYLSNSGLVVPAALVESGGLALLACLVGGAIAALVIRTVATRKRVTTGQSNHGGLIALAALVGPALLLWLAGGVAIDWDFPTAGKFRLTGGLHVRPEFVALLFGLALSVSANVAEIVRAGIQAVNKGQWEAAAALGLPRGKTMRLVVLPQALRIIIPPLTNTYLTVFKNSSLAIAIGYPDLVTVSNIVMNQTGQAMETIAIFMGVYLALSIAISLLMNWYNAHVALKER; encoded by the coding sequence ATGGCTTTCCTGCATGACATGCGCTTTCGCGCCTATTTCTATCAGGTCGTCGCGATCGGTTTCGTGGCCCTTGTCGGCTGGACCCTGTTTTCCACGGCGAGCGCAAACCTCGCCAAGCAGAACATCGCGACGGGCTTCGACTTCCTGACGCGGCCGGCCGGCTTCGTCATCACCGAGGCGGCCATCGCCTTCGAGCCCACCGATACGGTCGGCCGCGCCATCCTCGTCGGCATCGCCAATACGGTGAAGGTCTCGCTGCTCGCCGCGATCTTCGGCACCGTTCTCGGCCTTGCCGTCGGCATTGCGCGCATGTCGCACAATCCGCTTCTGGCACGCCTCGCGCTCGTCTATGTCGAGCTGCTGCGAAACGTGCCGCTGCTGCTCTATCTCTTCCTCTGGTATTCGCTGATCATCCTCACCCTGCCGCCGGTCAAGCAGGCGCTGAACCTCTTGCCGGGCGTCTATCTTTCCAATAGCGGCCTCGTCGTGCCGGCGGCGCTCGTCGAAAGCGGCGGCCTTGCGCTTCTTGCCTGCCTCGTCGGCGGCGCGATCGCGGCGCTCGTCATCCGCACCGTGGCGACGAGGAAGCGTGTCACGACGGGCCAGTCGAACCATGGCGGTCTCATTGCGCTGGCCGCGCTTGTCGGCCCCGCGCTGCTGCTCTGGCTCGCCGGCGGCGTCGCCATCGACTGGGATTTCCCGACGGCGGGAAAATTCCGTCTGACGGGCGGGCTGCATGTGCGGCCGGAATTCGTGGCGCTGCTCTTCGGCCTTGCGCTCAGCGTTTCGGCAAACGTCGCGGAAATCGTGCGCGCCGGTATCCAGGCCGTCAACAAGGGACAGTGGGAGGCGGCCGCCGCGCTCGGGCTTCCACGCGGTAAGACTATGAGGCTCGTCGTGTTGCCGCAGGCGCTGCGCATCATCATCCCGCCGCTCACCAACACCTATCTCACCGTCTTCAAGAACAGTTCGCTGGCGATCGCCATCGGCTATCCGGACCTCGTCACCGTCTCCAACATCGTGATGAACCAGACGGGCCAGGCCATGGAGACGATCGCGATCTTCATGGGCGTCTATCTTGCCCTTTCGATCGCCATCTCGCTCTTGATGAACTGGTACAACGCGCATGTCGCGCTGAAGGAGCGTTGA
- a CDS encoding amino acid ABC transporter substrate-binding protein has product MKQALLSLCAAALGLAIAGQASAAGTLETVKARGKLICGVSLTVPGFAAPDDKGRMQGFDVDICRSIAAAVFGDGEKVDFVPTNINTRFQALQSGEIDVLSRQTTHTFSRDASLGLDFGPTVFYDGQGLMVPKSLGVTSAKELTEAAICTLPGTTTAQNISDFFAAINGKFELVVFESPDENRAAFYSGRCEAITSDRSDLASIRSVANNPDDYIVLPETISKEPLAPAFRQNDSNWGDIVSWSVWLLMAAEEKGITQANVDEKLKSEDPDVQRILGTTEELGKMLGLDNKWGYNIIKSVGNYGEIFERNVGEGTKLGLTRGPNALWNKGGLIFSPPIR; this is encoded by the coding sequence ATGAAACAGGCACTTCTTTCGCTTTGCGCGGCCGCGCTCGGTCTTGCCATCGCCGGTCAGGCCTCGGCGGCCGGCACGCTGGAAACCGTCAAGGCACGCGGCAAGCTCATCTGCGGCGTTTCGCTGACGGTGCCGGGTTTTGCGGCGCCCGACGACAAGGGCCGCATGCAGGGTTTTGACGTCGATATCTGCCGCTCGATCGCCGCTGCCGTCTTCGGCGATGGCGAGAAGGTCGATTTCGTTCCGACCAACATCAACACGCGCTTCCAGGCGCTTCAGTCCGGCGAGATCGACGTGCTGTCGCGCCAGACGACCCACACCTTCTCGCGCGATGCCTCGCTCGGCCTCGATTTCGGCCCCACGGTCTTCTATGACGGCCAGGGCCTGATGGTGCCCAAGTCGCTCGGCGTCACCAGCGCCAAGGAACTGACGGAAGCGGCGATCTGCACCCTGCCGGGCACCACGACCGCGCAGAACATTTCCGACTTCTTCGCCGCCATCAACGGCAAGTTCGAGCTGGTCGTCTTCGAAAGCCCGGACGAGAACCGCGCCGCCTTCTATTCCGGCCGCTGCGAGGCGATCACCTCGGACCGTTCGGACCTTGCCTCGATCCGCTCCGTCGCCAACAACCCGGACGACTACATCGTCCTGCCGGAAACGATCTCCAAGGAGCCGCTCGCGCCGGCCTTCCGCCAGAACGATTCCAACTGGGGCGACATCGTTTCTTGGTCCGTCTGGCTGCTGATGGCCGCCGAGGAAAAGGGCATCACCCAGGCGAATGTCGACGAGAAGCTGAAAAGCGAAGACCCGGACGTGCAGCGCATTCTCGGCACGACCGAGGAACTCGGCAAGATGCTCGGCCTCGACAACAAGTGGGGCTACAACATCATCAAGAGCGTCGGCAATTACGGCGAAATCTTCGAGCGCAATGTGGGCGAGGGCACCAAGCTCGGCCTGACGCGCGGCCCGAACGCTCTGTGGAACAAGGGCGGCCTGATCTTCTCGCCGCCGATCCGTTGA